From [Clostridium] symbiosum, a single genomic window includes:
- a CDS encoding ribosomal-processing cysteine protease Prp — translation MIRVNVFSDSEGNTRGIELKGHAGYDEYGKDIICASASALALNMANSVERFTDDGFDGSVEEETGHFTFRFTGEVSKESKLLMDSLVLGLKNIGEAYGEEYIKIRFKEV, via the coding sequence ATGATAAGAGTAAACGTATTTTCAGATTCTGAAGGAAATACCAGGGGAATTGAATTAAAAGGCCATGCCGGTTATGATGAGTACGGAAAGGACATAATATGTGCATCCGCATCAGCGCTTGCCCTCAACATGGCGAATTCTGTCGAACGGTTTACCGACGACGGGTTTGACGGCAGTGTCGAGGAAGAGACAGGGCATTTTACATTCCGGTTTACCGGGGAAGTCAGTAAAGAATCAAAACTCCTTATGGACTCGCTTGTTCTTGGACTTAAGAATATAGGAGAGGCATATGGAGAGGAATATATCAAAATCCGATTTAAGGAGGTGTAA
- a CDS encoding MATE family efflux transporter, translating to MGTKPVLPLLLSMAFPPMLSMMIQSLYNIVDSIFVARYSENALTAVSLAFPLQTLIVACSVGIGVGVNSYIARKLGERRQKEADSAVVHGLLLAGAASILFVVIGAVGIGPFFRMFTDDEAILKDGLLYARICVGFCFGPFIHICIEKIFQATGKMIFPMALQAIGAVINIILDPILIFGYFGCPSMGITGAAVATIIGQLTAMSLSFLVLVVFPHDVKLRFKGFRFHGSVVRQILAVAVPNACMNALGSLLVMGLNAILIQFSNTAVSLFGIYYKLQTFVFMPASGLSQGAMPIMGYNYGARSRKRLLECLKYSAVICLLIMGVGCLLFESIPGTLLSLFHANEEMLEIGIPALRIIAVSFLPASVGFILPTMFQAMGNGLDSLAVFLLRQLVITLPLAYFLHGPFGLAGIWVSFIAAESVGAIVAFLLFCKIRKKDELLRHEPVN from the coding sequence ATGGGGACAAAGCCGGTGCTTCCGCTGCTTTTATCCATGGCGTTTCCTCCGATGCTGTCCATGATGATACAGTCTCTCTACAATATTGTGGACAGTATATTTGTGGCGCGCTACAGTGAGAATGCCCTGACGGCGGTGTCGCTTGCCTTTCCCCTGCAGACACTGATTGTTGCCTGCTCGGTGGGAATCGGTGTCGGCGTCAATTCTTATATCGCCAGGAAACTGGGAGAACGCAGACAAAAAGAAGCAGACAGCGCGGTGGTCCACGGCCTTCTCCTTGCAGGCGCCGCTTCTATATTATTTGTGGTAATCGGTGCAGTCGGCATCGGCCCGTTCTTCCGGATGTTTACAGACGATGAGGCAATCCTGAAAGACGGCCTTCTCTATGCGAGAATCTGCGTCGGCTTCTGTTTTGGGCCGTTTATCCATATCTGTATTGAAAAGATTTTTCAGGCCACGGGAAAGATGATCTTTCCAATGGCGCTGCAGGCCATCGGTGCGGTTATCAATATCATCCTGGATCCGATCCTGATTTTCGGATACTTTGGCTGTCCGTCCATGGGTATTACGGGAGCGGCTGTGGCGACAATCATCGGCCAGCTCACCGCCATGAGCCTCTCGTTCCTGGTCCTTGTGGTATTTCCCCACGATGTGAAGCTGCGTTTTAAGGGATTTCGCTTTCACGGTTCGGTCGTACGCCAGATTCTGGCCGTCGCCGTTCCGAATGCCTGTATGAATGCGCTGGGGAGTCTCCTTGTGATGGGACTGAATGCAATTCTGATCCAGTTTTCCAATACGGCGGTTTCCCTGTTCGGCATCTATTATAAGCTTCAGACCTTCGTCTTTATGCCGGCCAGCGGCCTTTCCCAGGGAGCCATGCCCATTATGGGGTACAACTACGGCGCCCGTTCCAGAAAACGCCTTTTGGAGTGCCTTAAGTACAGCGCCGTAATCTGCCTCCTGATCATGGGAGTGGGCTGTCTGCTGTTTGAGAGCATACCGGGAACGTTACTTTCCTTATTTCATGCGAATGAAGAGATGCTTGAGATTGGGATTCCGGCGCTCCGCATTATTGCGGTCAGCTTTCTTCCCGCGTCGGTGGGCTTCATCCTTCCCACCATGTTCCAGGCAATGGGCAACGGACTCGACTCCCTGGCGGTATTTTTGCTTAGGCAGCTTGTCATTACCCTTCCGCTGGCCTATTTCCTGCACGGACCGTTTGGTCTGGCCGGAATCTGGGTTTCTTTTATCGCGGCGGAGAGTGTGGGAGCCATTGTCGCCTTTCTGCTGTTTTGTAAAATCAGGAAAAAGGATGAACTTTTGCGCCATGAACCGGTCAATTAA
- the nadD gene encoding nicotinate-nucleotide adenylyltransferase, whose product MKRIGIMGGTFDPIHVGHLMLGHQAYKEYDLDSVWYMPSKTPPHKRDHRITSSEDRCAMVEAAIGETSYFCLSDFEVRRTGGNTYTADTLRLLREEYKDTEFYFIVGADSIHDIEKWYRPEYVLRAVTFLAAGRECEEQKRSLDTQIEYLKEKYGARIMRLHCMEIDVASADIRERIASGEPVEGLIPQPVYRYIKEHGLYL is encoded by the coding sequence ATGAAACGAATCGGAATTATGGGGGGGACATTTGACCCAATCCATGTGGGCCATCTGATGCTCGGGCATCAGGCTTATAAGGAATATGACCTGGATTCTGTATGGTATATGCCTTCAAAGACTCCGCCCCATAAAAGAGATCACAGGATCACATCTTCCGAGGACCGCTGCGCCATGGTGGAGGCCGCAATCGGGGAAACATCCTATTTTTGCCTTTCCGATTTTGAGGTGAGGCGGACGGGAGGGAATACCTATACAGCGGATACACTGCGCCTTCTCCGGGAAGAATATAAGGATACGGAATTTTATTTTATTGTGGGCGCTGATTCCATCCACGATATTGAAAAATGGTATCGGCCCGAATATGTGCTGCGTGCGGTCACCTTTCTTGCTGCTGGCCGCGAATGCGAGGAACAGAAGCGTTCTCTGGATACCCAGATCGAATATCTGAAAGAAAAGTACGGTGCACGGATCATGAGACTCCACTGTATGGAGATTGATGTGGCGTCCGCCGACATCCGGGAGCGGATTGCCTCCGGAGAGCCGGTGGAGGGCCTGATCCCCCAGCCGGTGTACCGGTATATTAAAGAGCACGGACTTTACCTCTGA
- the rsfS gene encoding ribosome silencing factor, with translation MTQASKMAKIAVKALEDKKGEDIRIIDIREVSILADYFIIADGSNASQVQAMADNVEEELLKEGHECRQIEGYNTANWILMDYNDIIVHVFSREDRLFYDLERIWRDGKQIASIDDLQ, from the coding sequence ATGACACAGGCAAGCAAAATGGCAAAAATCGCCGTAAAAGCACTGGAAGACAAAAAAGGAGAAGATATCAGAATCATTGATATCCGTGAAGTATCCATTCTCGCAGATTATTTTATCATAGCGGACGGAAGCAACGCGAGCCAGGTACAGGCCATGGCCGACAATGTGGAAGAGGAACTTCTGAAGGAAGGCCACGAGTGCCGTCAGATAGAGGGTTACAATACGGCCAACTGGATTCTGATGGACTACAATGATATCATTGTCCATGTATTCTCACGTGAAGACAGGCTGTTCTATGATCTGGAGCGTATCTGGAGAGACGGCAAACAGATCGCGAGCATTGACGACTTACAATAA
- the obgE gene encoding GTPase ObgE, which yields MFADSAKVFIKSGKGGDGHVSFRRELYVAAGGPDGGDGGKGGDIIFEVDDGLNTLTDFRHVRKYVAEDGEQGGKKRCHGANGQDLVIRVPEGTVIKDFESGKVIADMSGENRREVILKGGKGGLGNMHFATSTMQVPKYAQPGQPAQELWIQLELKVIADVGLVGFPNVGKSTLLSRVSNARPKIANYHFTTLNPHLGVVDLNEGQGFVMADIPGLIEGASQGIGLGYSFLKHIERTKVLVHVVDAASTEGRDPVADIRAINAELKAYNPELLTRPQVIAANKTDAIYDGEEEDPIERLRKEFEPEGIRVFPISAVTGKGVKELLYHVNELLKTVDQKPIIFEKEFEYQFQAEKLPYTVERTEDGVFVVEGPKIDKMLGYTNLDSEKGFQFFQKFLKDGGILADLEEAGIKEGDTVRMYGLEFDYYK from the coding sequence ATGTTTGCCGATAGTGCAAAAGTATTTATAAAATCCGGAAAAGGCGGAGACGGCCATGTTAGCTTCCGCAGGGAACTTTATGTAGCCGCCGGCGGCCCGGACGGAGGGGACGGCGGAAAAGGCGGAGATATTATATTTGAAGTGGATGACGGTCTCAATACCCTGACTGATTTTCGTCATGTCCGTAAATATGTTGCAGAAGACGGGGAACAGGGCGGTAAGAAGCGCTGCCACGGCGCGAATGGACAGGATCTTGTGATCCGTGTTCCGGAAGGCACGGTGATCAAGGATTTTGAATCCGGCAAGGTAATTGCCGATATGTCCGGCGAGAACCGCCGCGAGGTCATATTAAAGGGCGGCAAAGGCGGCCTTGGCAATATGCACTTCGCCACTTCCACGATGCAGGTTCCGAAATATGCCCAGCCGGGACAGCCGGCGCAGGAACTCTGGATTCAGTTGGAACTGAAGGTCATTGCCGACGTCGGACTGGTAGGTTTCCCCAATGTGGGCAAATCCACGCTGCTTTCACGGGTATCCAACGCAAGACCGAAGATTGCCAACTATCATTTTACCACCCTCAACCCCCATCTTGGAGTTGTGGATTTAAACGAGGGACAGGGATTCGTTATGGCGGATATCCCGGGCCTCATCGAGGGCGCATCCCAGGGAATCGGCCTTGGCTATTCCTTTTTAAAACATATTGAGAGAACAAAAGTCCTGGTTCATGTCGTGGATGCGGCATCCACGGAAGGACGCGATCCGGTAGCCGATATCAGGGCAATCAACGCGGAGCTTAAAGCTTATAACCCTGAACTGCTCACACGTCCGCAGGTAATTGCGGCGAACAAGACGGATGCGATTTATGACGGCGAAGAGGAGGATCCGATTGAGCGCCTCAGAAAAGAGTTTGAGCCGGAGGGAATCAGGGTATTTCCTATCTCTGCCGTAACGGGCAAGGGAGTGAAAGAACTTTTATATCATGTCAACGAACTTTTAAAGACGGTGGATCAGAAACCGATTATATTCGAAAAAGAATTTGAATACCAGTTCCAGGCGGAAAAACTTCCGTATACGGTAGAACGCACCGAGGACGGCGTGTTTGTAGTGGAGGGACCGAAGATTGACAAGATGCTCGGTTACACCAATCTGGATTCGGAAAAAGGATTCCAGTTCTTCCAGAAATTCTTAAAGGACGGCGGAATACTTGCCGATCTGGAAGAGGCCGGAATTAAAGAGGGCGATACCGTCCGCATGTACGGCCTGGAATTTGATTATTATAAATAA
- the yhbY gene encoding ribosome assembly RNA-binding protein YhbY, translated as MTSKQRAYLKGLAMTMDPIFQIGKASITPELTTAVAEALEARELIKLSVLKNCMDDGNEIAEVLAERTQSQVVQVIGKKIVLYKQAKDEKKRKIVLPK; from the coding sequence ATGACGAGTAAACAGAGAGCCTACTTGAAAGGCCTTGCAATGACAATGGATCCGATCTTTCAGATCGGAAAAGCCAGTATTACCCCGGAACTGACCACGGCTGTGGCAGAGGCTCTGGAGGCCAGGGAATTAATTAAATTAAGTGTTCTGAAGAACTGTATGGACGACGGCAATGAGATTGCCGAGGTATTAGCTGAGCGCACACAGTCCCAGGTGGTCCAGGTAATCGGCAAAAAAATTGTGCTTTACAAGCAGGCAAAGGACGAGAAAAAGAGAAAGATCGTTCTGCCCAAGTAA
- a CDS encoding ABC transporter ATP-binding protein: protein MKQIIIQTNKLCKTFSSGGRQQHVLKNLDLSIYEGDFTVIMGASGSGKSTLLYALSGMDCPTLGTVRYGDTEITGMNVSELAVFRRKNCGFVFQQIHLLDNMSVLDNVLAAGLLISRDRRKTAARAKTLLSRVGIQEEDLGKFPAQLSGGEAQRVGIVRALINEPKIIFADEPTGALNSAFGTQVLNTLTELNRQGQSLVVVTHDVKTARRANRILYLKDGVVCGECMLGTYEHGDGARHQKLGAFLDEMGW from the coding sequence ATGAAACAGATTATCATTCAGACCAATAAATTGTGTAAGACATTTTCCTCCGGCGGCCGCCAGCAGCACGTTTTAAAGAACCTGGATTTGAGTATATACGAGGGAGACTTTACCGTGATTATGGGGGCATCCGGTTCGGGTAAATCCACCCTTCTCTATGCGCTCTCGGGCATGGACTGCCCGACGCTCGGGACTGTCCGCTACGGGGATACGGAGATTACGGGGATGAACGTCAGTGAGCTGGCGGTATTCCGGAGAAAGAACTGCGGCTTTGTGTTCCAGCAGATTCACCTGCTCGATAATATGAGCGTGCTGGATAATGTACTGGCAGCAGGACTTTTGATAAGCCGAGACCGCAGAAAGACGGCCGCCAGGGCAAAAACGCTTCTTTCCCGGGTTGGGATTCAGGAAGAGGATCTGGGCAAATTTCCGGCACAGCTTTCCGGAGGGGAAGCGCAGAGGGTGGGGATTGTACGGGCATTGATCAATGAACCGAAGATAATTTTTGCGGACGAACCCACCGGAGCGTTAAATTCGGCCTTCGGGACCCAAGTCCTCAACACGCTGACGGAGCTTAACCGTCAGGGGCAGAGCCTGGTTGTGGTGACCCATGATGTGAAAACAGCCAGACGGGCGAACCGGATCCTGTATCTGAAGGACGGTGTGGTCTGCGGGGAGTGCATGCTTGGAACGTATGAGCACGGCGACGGGGCGCGCCATCAGAAGCTTGGCGCATTTTTAGATGAAATGGGGTGGTGA
- a CDS encoding LysM peptidoglycan-binding domain-containing protein, protein MKKGMLVLLVLLAMMSSGFFGHNLMQAMAEEEPAVSYSKYYTSIRLEEGDTLWNLAEKYNHHSAKTMEEYVRELKSMNCLIDDSIHAGNYLTVTYYRADPETY, encoded by the coding sequence ATGAAGAAGGGGATGCTTGTTTTGCTTGTTCTGTTGGCTATGATGAGTTCAGGATTTTTCGGGCATAATCTGATGCAGGCCATGGCCGAGGAGGAACCGGCCGTAAGCTATAGTAAATATTACACCAGTATCCGTCTGGAGGAGGGTGACACACTCTGGAACCTGGCCGAGAAGTATAACCACCATTCGGCGAAGACGATGGAGGAATATGTGCGTGAGTTAAAGAGCATGAACTGTCTGATTGACGACAGCATCCATGCAGGGAATTATCTGACCGTCACCTATTACCGGGCTGACCCCGAGACATATTAG
- a CDS encoding DUF554 domain-containing protein, with protein sequence MPGLGTIINCAGVIGGGILGMMIKKGLSERFQNILIQAVGLCVIFLGISGTLTQMLTVDGGVIVSGGTMMIIFSLALGALLGELLNIEKHTEEFGEWIKVKTGSGSDGSFVDGFVTTSLTICIGAMAVVGAIQDGITGDISMLCAKAVLDAIIVFVMASSMGKGCIFSVIPLGLFQGGITLLSRVIEPLLTPQAVSNMSMVGSMLIFCVGVNLMFQRKIKVANMLPALVFAVACAFLPFF encoded by the coding sequence ATGCCTGGACTTGGAACTATTATAAACTGCGCCGGGGTAATCGGCGGCGGTATTCTTGGTATGATGATAAAAAAAGGACTGTCGGAACGTTTTCAAAACATTCTGATACAGGCCGTGGGACTCTGCGTCATTTTTCTCGGCATCAGCGGAACGCTCACGCAGATGCTTACGGTGGACGGCGGCGTGATTGTATCCGGAGGCACAATGATGATTATTTTCTCGTTGGCCCTGGGAGCGCTGCTCGGAGAGCTTCTGAATATTGAAAAGCATACGGAGGAATTCGGAGAGTGGATCAAGGTTAAGACGGGAAGCGGCAGTGACGGCAGCTTTGTGGACGGCTTCGTCACTACCTCCCTGACAATCTGCATCGGCGCCATGGCCGTCGTCGGCGCAATCCAGGACGGAATCACGGGCGACATCTCCATGCTCTGTGCAAAGGCGGTTCTGGATGCGATTATCGTGTTCGTTATGGCGTCCTCGATGGGAAAGGGCTGTATCTTCTCAGTCATCCCTCTCGGCCTGTTCCAGGGGGGCATTACGCTGCTGTCCAGGGTGATAGAGCCGCTTCTGACGCCGCAGGCGGTATCCAATATGTCGATGGTCGGCTCCATGCTGATTTTCTGCGTGGGTGTCAATCTGATGTTCCAGAGGAAGATTAAGGTAGCCAATATGCTGCCGGCCCTCGTTTTTGCCGTGGCCTGTGCATTTCTGCCGTTTTTTTAG
- the lexA gene encoding transcriptional repressor LexA, with product MAQGKITDKQREILEYIKETILKKGYPPAVREICEAVRLKSTSSVHSHLEQLEKNGYIRRDPTKPRTIEIIDDTFNLARREVVNVPLLGTVAAGAPILAQQNIENYFPIPVEMLPNKELFMLNVKGDSMIDAGIFNGDRVIVEQTNTARNGEIVVALVEDSATVKTFYKEKGHIRLQPQNASMEPIILDDVQILGKVIGLFRLM from the coding sequence ATGGCACAGGGTAAAATTACCGATAAACAGAGAGAAATATTAGAATATATTAAAGAAACGATACTGAAGAAGGGCTATCCTCCGGCTGTCCGTGAGATCTGCGAAGCCGTGCGGCTCAAGTCCACATCCTCCGTCCATTCCCATCTGGAGCAGCTGGAGAAGAACGGATACATCCGACGCGACCCTACGAAGCCCCGTACGATAGAGATCATAGACGACACGTTTAATCTGGCCCGCCGTGAGGTGGTTAATGTTCCTCTGCTGGGTACCGTTGCCGCCGGAGCGCCGATTCTGGCCCAGCAGAATATTGAGAACTATTTCCCGATTCCCGTGGAGATGCTTCCGAATAAGGAGCTCTTCATGCTGAACGTCAAGGGAGACAGCATGATTGACGCCGGAATCTTTAACGGCGACCGCGTCATCGTGGAACAGACCAACACGGCAAGAAACGGAGAGATCGTTGTTGCCCTGGTGGAAGACTCCGCCACGGTCAAAACATTCTATAAAGAGAAGGGCCATATCCGCCTGCAGCCTCAGAACGCCTCCATGGAACCGATCATTCTCGATGATGTACAGATCCTCGGCAAGGTGATCGGCCTCTTCCGGTTAATGTGA
- the rpmA gene encoding 50S ribosomal protein L27: MFKMNLQLFAHKKGVGSTKNGRDSESKRLGAKRADGQFVLAGNILYRQRGTKIHPGINVGRGGDDTLFATVDGVVRFERKGRDKKQVSVYPRAINE, from the coding sequence ATGTTTAAAATGAACCTTCAGTTATTCGCTCATAAAAAAGGTGTTGGTTCTACAAAGAACGGCCGTGATTCCGAATCCAAGAGATTAGGAGCGAAAAGAGCCGATGGACAGTTCGTATTAGCTGGCAACATTCTGTACAGACAGCGTGGAACAAAGATTCATCCAGGCATCAACGTAGGCCGCGGTGGAGACGATACATTATTCGCTACGGTTGACGGTGTTGTCAGATTTGAAAGAAAGGGCAGAGACAAAAAACAGGTTTCTGTTTACCCAAGAGCAATTAACGAATAA
- the rplU gene encoding 50S ribosomal protein L21, whose protein sequence is MYAIIATGGKQYKVAEGDVIKVEKLGAAAGEAVTFDQVLAVNNGEMQIGCPTVNGATVSATVVKEGKGKKVIVYKYKRKSGYHKKNGHRQLFTEVKIDKINA, encoded by the coding sequence ATGTACGCGATTATTGCAACAGGTGGTAAGCAGTACAAAGTTGCCGAGGGCGATGTAATCAAAGTTGAAAAACTTGGTGCAGCTGCTGGAGAAGCAGTTACGTTTGATCAGGTTCTTGCTGTTAACAACGGTGAGATGCAGATCGGATGCCCAACCGTTAACGGAGCTACAGTTTCCGCAACTGTAGTGAAAGAAGGAAAAGGCAAGAAAGTTATCGTTTACAAGTATAAGAGAAAATCTGGATACCATAAGAAGAATGGTCACAGACAGCTCTTTACAGAAGTTAAGATTGACAAGATCAATGCTTAA